A DNA window from Chryseobacterium sp. MEBOG06 contains the following coding sequences:
- a CDS encoding protein-L-isoaspartate(D-aspartate) O-methyltransferase translates to MQDSFVHKGKRKNLVEYLRYRIGISDEKVLSAMNEIPRHLFIESIFEDFAYEDRAFPILAHQTISHPSTVAEQSELLQVKAGEKVLEIGTGCGYQTAVLVAMKALVYTVERQKDLFDFSKKKLREIHLSPKFQSFGDGFAGLPTFAPFDKIIVTCGASTLPTELLKQLNIGGIMVIPLGPTDEQVLYRFTKIGPTEFEKEEFGAYKFVPMLGSTNQ, encoded by the coding sequence ATGCAGGATTCGTTTGTACATAAAGGAAAAAGAAAGAATTTAGTAGAATATCTCCGCTATAGAATCGGGATTTCAGATGAAAAGGTACTTTCGGCAATGAATGAAATTCCGAGACACCTTTTTATAGAAAGTATTTTTGAAGATTTCGCTTATGAAGACCGGGCTTTCCCCATTCTGGCGCATCAGACTATTTCACACCCATCAACAGTAGCAGAACAATCTGAACTGCTCCAGGTAAAAGCCGGCGAGAAAGTACTGGAAATAGGCACAGGATGTGGATATCAGACTGCCGTTTTGGTGGCGATGAAAGCTTTGGTGTATACCGTTGAGAGGCAAAAAGATCTGTTTGACTTTTCAAAAAAGAAACTCAGAGAGATCCATCTCAGTCCAAAATTTCAGAGTTTTGGAGATGGCTTTGCAGGGCTTCCTACTTTTGCTCCTTTTGATAAAATTATCGTTACCTGTGGTGCATCCACTTTACCTACAGAACTCTTGAAACAGCTGAATATTGGAGGAATAATGGTTATTCCACTGGGACCTACAGATGAACAGGTTTTGTACAGATTTACCAAAATAGGCCCTACAGAATTTGAAAAAGAAGAATTTGGAGCTTACAAATTTGTTCCGATGTTGGGAAGCACCAATCAGTAG
- a CDS encoding Gfo/Idh/MocA family protein gives MLKAGLVGAGHLGKIHLKLLNQSDRYEFVGFHDKDVENGKKLEAEFGYKYFENFDELLGQIDMLDIVTPTIYHYDYALKAIDKGLHFFIEKPVTQTLEQAEEILHLCQQNGIKAQVGHVERYNPAFIATKEYIKNPMFIEIHRLAEFNPRGTDVSVVLDLMIHDLDILLSIAKSKVKNIHASGVCVVSKTPDIANARIEFENGCVANLTTSRISMKAMRKSRFFQKDAYVSVDFLEKKAEVIKMKDAPENPTPFDMIIENAEGEKNQILFEYPNIQPNNAILDELNSFADAITGDKNVEVSLEDGTEALKVALEIMKLIS, from the coding sequence ATGTTAAAAGCAGGTTTGGTAGGTGCCGGACATTTAGGAAAAATACATTTAAAACTTCTTAATCAGTCAGATAGATACGAATTTGTAGGTTTCCATGATAAGGATGTTGAAAACGGAAAGAAATTAGAAGCCGAATTCGGATATAAATATTTTGAAAACTTTGATGAATTGCTTGGGCAGATCGACATGCTAGATATTGTCACTCCTACTATTTATCATTACGATTATGCGTTGAAGGCTATCGATAAGGGACTTCATTTCTTTATTGAAAAACCGGTTACTCAAACTCTGGAACAGGCGGAAGAAATTTTGCATTTATGCCAGCAAAACGGTATTAAAGCACAGGTTGGACACGTAGAAAGATATAATCCGGCTTTTATTGCGACTAAGGAATATATCAAGAATCCGATGTTTATTGAAATCCACAGACTTGCAGAGTTCAATCCGAGAGGTACTGACGTTTCTGTTGTTTTGGATCTTATGATCCATGATCTGGATATTTTATTAAGTATCGCGAAATCTAAAGTGAAAAATATTCATGCAAGTGGTGTATGCGTGGTGAGTAAGACTCCTGATATTGCCAATGCCAGAATAGAGTTTGAAAACGGATGTGTTGCCAATCTTACCACTTCAAGAATATCTATGAAAGCGATGAGAAAAAGCAGATTCTTCCAGAAAGATGCTTACGTTTCTGTTGATTTTCTTGAGAAAAAAGCAGAGGTTATCAAGATGAAAGATGCACCTGAGAACCCTACTCCATTTGATATGATTATTGAAAATGCTGAGGGAGAAAAGAATCAAATCTTGTTTGAATACCCTAATATTCAGCCTAATAATGCAATTTTAGACGAATTAAACTCTTTTGCTGATGCTATTACAGGCGATAAAAATGTAGAAGTTTCTCTTGAAGACGGAACTGAAGCTCTGAAAGTGGCCTTAGAGATTATGAAACTTATAAGTTAA